The following proteins come from a genomic window of Lolium rigidum isolate FL_2022 chromosome 5, APGP_CSIRO_Lrig_0.1, whole genome shotgun sequence:
- the LOC124657345 gene encoding uncharacterized protein LOC124657345 — protein sequence MKKKKIVKEESKPAPQATGRLKLYAARRGRISRRQDTVGEAAAPIKEHADSKGELGNERRWQKRTCSFCGVSRIHENDHFCPYNYINGDFNLSTCRARCQPGKHPLLLASSSGSGSGSHHLLRRLVRVTNVALSTIPGESDLCRLFRRFGPLVGSNLTSMSLHDPVGFGWVVFESREHAEEAIDKLNGHLVGDRKLRVDWVYPQT from the exons atgaagaagaagaagatcgtcAAGGAGGAGTCTAAGCCAGCGCCGCAAG CCACCGGCCGACTCAAGTTATATGCCGCGCGCAGGGGTCGCATAAGCCGGCGGCAGGACACGGTGGGCGAGGCAGCGGCGCCGATCAAGGAGCACGCCGACAGCAAGGGTGAACTCG GCAACGAGCGCCGCTGGCAGAAGAGGACGTGTAGCTTCTGCGGAGTAAGCAGAATCCACGAGAACGATCACTTCTGCCCCTACAACTACATCAACGGGGATTTCAACCTTAGCACCTGCAGGGCGCGGTGCCAGCCGGGGAAGCACCCGCTCTTGctagcctcctcctccggctccggctccgggagCCACCACCTGCTGCGGCGCCTTGTACGCGTCACCAATGTGGCGCTGAGCACCATCCCCGGCGAAAGCGACCTGTGTCGGCTCTTCAGGCGGTTCGGGCCGCTCGTCGGGTCCAACCTCACCAGCATGAGCCTCCACGACCCTGTCGGCTTCGGGTGGGTGGTGTTCGAGAGCCGCGAGCACGCCGAGGAGGCTATCGACAAGCTCAATGGACACCTCGTTGGTGACCGCAAGCTCCGAGTAGACTGGGTCTATCCTCAAACCTGA
- the LOC124657346 gene encoding eukaryotic translation initiation factor 3 subunit G-B-like, translating into MEEEAGDTTINFWKDPNGESCCICGEEDAEEKHGELACPYDYLVSPAGYVPCRARRAVWKEDGDAPSSHRLFLRRFVRVTNLPERCPRPARLAALFARFGPLRMWHVAMDAPAVCKGFACVVFERREDAEKAIDELNCYEFDGRSLRVDWFYPSA; encoded by the coding sequence ATGGAAGAGGAGGCAGGGGACACGACGATCAACTTCTGGAAGGACCCTAACGGCGAGTCGTGCTGCATCTGCGGGGAAGAGGACGCGGAGGAGAAGCACGGCGAGCTCGCCTGCCCCTACGACTACCTGGTGTCGCCGGCCGGGTACGTGCCCTGCAGGGCGAGGCGCGCCGTGTGGAAGGAGGACGGGGACGCGCCGTCCAGCCACCGCCTCTTCCTGCGGCGCTTCGTGCGCGTCACCAACCTGCCGGAGCGCTGCCCCCGCCCGGCTCGCCTCGCGGCGCTCTTCGCCCGGTTCGGGCCGCTGCGGATGTGGCACGTCGCCATGGACGCCCCCGCGGTGTGCAAGGGCTTCGCATGCGTGGTATTCGAGCGCCGGGAGGATGCCGAGAAGGCCATTGATGAGCTCAACTGCTATGAATTTGACGGCCGTAGCTTGCGGGTAGACTGGTTTTATCCCAGCGCGTGA